taattattttacttagaaTTTGATAGTATAAGAGtataacatgatattttaataagaacaaaatataaatcaagtatttaataatgcaatacataggcttaattacaaatttttgttgttttgtttttattttaaaaactgaaatatatatacaaatatgtttatattttcaacatttttaaagtatctCCAATCTTAGTCCATAGTATCCCAGTTGAAAATCATTGGACTTAACCACtaacatgtttattataagaaaataaaagatatttgtcaaaataatttgcttataatttttattttatttcgtaatTTTAGGAAGAAAATCTGGTAAAGGTTACTTTTTGTACCAAGCTGGTACTAAAAGTAGACCAGAAAATACTGAAGCTATAAGTTCATTGGAAAAATTCTACCTTCAACCTAAAGGGAAGCAATCTGTTGAAAAGTAACAACTTCGTGTAGTATCCAGATTTGTAAATAAGGCAGTTTTATGTTTGGAAAAATCAATTCTAAATAGTCCAGTATGTGTGCCTTAAACTTAGTTATGTTTATgatatcattacattttattttttttaacttattcaaTTGTTTGGTATAAACCTTTGTTGACTTTTTAtttcagaatatattttaagtataaattatattattattaataaataactttccGTGCACACTTTGAACCCATATGTACATcagtaattaaaaacagttttatattttttctctaaGTTCTAATGAATctctataaataaactattataaaatatcaaaataagtatgttatagtatattttgtaattatttttgttacgatcaaatttttcaaattgaagATGATATTTGTCTGTGTTTGGTGTAAGATTTCTTCCGTTTTTAAGAGGTCCATTCAGATGGATTGAACAACGCATTTAGGTACAACATTCTCTTAAAGTATAGtaactcatatatatatataatatcttaagtaaaatacttcaaatttttaatcaataacaaaattcagtatgataataatagtatattataatagtagtattgcaatatataaaaacttaattttatttaattttaaaaaactttcatGATCACGTtatgtcataaatattatcattcagcatatactattattagtataataatttatttaactatatacaataagtaaaactcgatttcaaaatataagtaatatttaaaaaaaaaaatgaaaatacataatatcaataaaccattgaatattaaaaataaataatgattaaaagataatttattaataatggaataccgactatattatttcaagaataatattgatagtgtacataaaaaaaatatatatacatataatttacaatacaataactattaaactaatacacataaataatattcaattcatacaatattatacttaatcgtatattatcatattaagaatattaaataatttcagtcgtcacattttttgattttaattaaaatatttttagattcttttgttataatataatacaataattattttattttaaatttaaaaatattcatttttgcaatcttaaacatattaaattcattaaatatttttatataaaaaaaattgaagtttgGATACTTATAGAAGAGTTATAAATCTGGCTTATGGCTTTTAActaacaacaaaaacaattttactatcaaatgttaaatagaattaaatgGTCTTAGCTATTTTGTTgtatgaaacaaatttaaaagaaccaatactcataatattattgaccacagtcaataataacacaaaaactACTTAATgagtaatttcatatttccaGACCTAAAAGCaatttttttgtctttttttttagccGTTTATCCTTGATAATAAGTCTGCGTGTAACACCATTGAGAGGACATCCGTTTTTATGagcatataataaacaatcaaaAGATCCATTTTTAACACATGCTAAACTTGTGGATTCATTCCATGGGCATCCATTTTTATGGGCgtattttaagcattttagATTACCTTTAAATGCAGCAATAAAGGTTACATTCTCATCCCATGGGCATCCATTTTTATGAGCATACTTCAGACAATTCAAATTTCCTTCCTCTGCTGCTTTGTAAGTTGTACCCGTATCCCAAGCACACCCATTCTCATGAACatatatcaaacattttaagtttccaGACTTTGCAGCAAAAGTACTGGTCATAGTACCCCATGGACAACCATTGTCATGCGCATATTGCAAACAATCAAAATGTCCATAATACGCTGACATCATGCACGTAGTTTCGTCCCAATCACATCCGTTttcgaaacaatattttaaacactccAAATGTCCATTAATAGCTGCCATAGTACATGACAGTATACCCCATGGACATCCATGTTCGTGagcatatattaaacattctaAATATCCTTTTTTTACAGCACTGTCTATTGTATGTGAGTTCCACGGACAATTGTTTTCATGTGCATatcttaaacaatttatatgtcCATTAAGTGCAGCATAAGAACATGTAAATTTATTCCAGGAGCATCCATTCTCATGTGCATACATCAAACATTTCAATTGCCCATTTCTGGCTGCAGCAGAACATGTTTTACTGTTCCAAGAAAATTGCATCTGATGAGCAAGCATCAAACAGTCTAAATGTCCATATGTTGAGGCAGTTTGACAtactgtatttgtattatttacacttGTTTTCTCtttgattatttgaataagatcatcacaacaatttttaatatcaattttgataacatttttgggGATAGTGTTATACCAGTGTTTGCTTCTTTCATCGCATGCATGAAATGCCAATTTCATTAGTGTaaacatcatatattttaagtaataattgtattaataattatttattttaaatatatataagataaaatagaatgttctgatatataaattatcaacaaaattttgataattaaaaattacaaaaaatacttaaaaaactgcatattcatcatattatctgctctttaagtattaaagtattacaGCAAATGtataatctgaaaaaaaatttaaaaaaaactattattgaatacataatgagcatatatacttaaaaactaaagcaaatttaattattgtcaatTGTTAAAATGCTTAAATAGACAGCAAGtacaatataacttattagatATACCAGCATTTCTCAACCTGAGGGTTGCAATTGCCTTGGCTGGGAGTTGCGgtggtcaaaaataataaaacaccaaTTTACAAAATGAATCATTCGTTAAAAATTTGGCTTTACTAACGATATGAcacaaatttatacttaatagagATAGAAGTAATTGAGCACATTTAATACCTTTTTTGGGAGTCGCGAGACTAAAAAGGTTGAAAACGCTGAGATATACCATATACCCCATTGaaaattacacaatttaagacaataataattatttaaaataagttgagtcaaaaaattgaaatattaatattaaacataatttttgatattctgcattataagataatatagttGAAACTTGAAacccataaaattattacgtctatacaaatttgaattccaattttaaattatgtacataaatatgtcaGTGATAAtggaaatacaataatttatagattaaattttgataactgtttaatgaaaaaacaacTTATTCACTTTTCATATATTGACTTAACAAAGAAAACGACaagatgaaaataatagaaatgtattacttgaactcatttatataattaagttaatttgaaattgaGTACTAAGTTACAGAGGTAAAATAAATGAGTTTGATTATCCATTTGAAAATTCTTTGTTGATAATCAGCATTTTtggaaactattttatttattaagtaaatactaGGCTTGCTGAAAGtctaattagataaaaataaaaacaaattattttcaaaacataatttattgtaaaataattataatctcaTGTTTATCCTATTTTCATTGCCTAATGTAAATTCaacaaaagaaattattttaaaattgcacaTAACCAAAGTTTTTGTGAAAACAATGTAGATTATTGTAACATAAATTGCATAAATATCAATAGGGTACATTCCACTAagtatttaagaataatatatgtccaacataaaaatgtgtgccgcatattaaaaatataataatgtggatcagataatattttttttatattaaggaattaaagaatattttaaatcagtaATATATcaaggtataataaaatctatattagcATAATATGATCTAATTATGCAgagatatgttttaaaaaatgcatcGGAACTACCAATGAAACTACTTAATGTTATTCAGAGATTTCTAATtagaattatgttaaaaattataatttttaatgaaaataattaaaacataaatgtcttattcaaaatgctaaaaatattaacattttgctACTGTCTTGTACTTAAATTCTTctagaaacatattattgacATATTACACTTATGATAATTACTCTAAAAGAGGTaatggaaataatttaaattgcatttacatttatttataaatatttgtattttataaaattcataaatttatatttattcgtcATACtatttttgtggttttataactgttgtttatttttatggtaactaaaaatattatgttgttcctataatattttatttgctaaaagataacttataaaaaatgtttttaatcaattaattaattaactatataatgaaGTTAGTACTGAATTTGaaccaaataaaattgttattgattttgaaaaagatttaagaaaagcttatatgttataaaggCTGAAATTAGATTAGATGGTTGTCGTTATCATAGTAATGACACAAAATTCAGAGGCTCACAaccgataataaaaataacaaatcagAAATTGGTTAATGGTTGTATTACTGTTTTGACTTGAACAGCAATAAACTAAAAGATCAAGACTGCttggatacattttataatataaagaataagtatatctatttaaaatctattctaATCTATCTCTTCTGAATTGACAAAGTCGACAAATTGTGTATCATTTCATGCCCATCatccaacatttttatatttttaggtacattaatgaatattcaaaaaaaaatgtacacaaaattacaaaaagaataacaattattaaaccaactaatataaaattataaagaacaacaaattataaaaatgttattacataaaataattatttcacacTATTActcaataaaatcaataataattaattaaatttaactatcataagggtgattataatttattttttaaatataaaatataaataaaaatacaaatttttttgagtattttaaaatggttttaggGGTGATTACATTAGAAACGTATATGAATATAGGTTTTTAGGGTTTCCTAAATACCCTTTTCTGCTCCCAAATATGTCCATGGTTATTAAACGAAACAAGTCGTTACGTTCCTCTCACATGCTGTATTGTCCACGTGAGTATATGTAGCAgcattgacaataatattattgcattgctaattatgatgtaattttattaaatatttttatcatttattgagCTGTTATATAAAGTTTAGAAAATAGTAATTGAGAAGTCCTAAAATGGTTAAAATTGGTTAATAAACACAACATCAAAAACGAAATCATTTGGGTATTTTCGTATTAACTAATCGATAAGTCAAACAAATTGTACTTACCAATTTCTTTATATGGTACAATTGTACCGATTAATATTTGAGACTCGTCGCGATAATAAAACTTGATTGTATGAGTTACAGGTTGATTACCGCTCTATCCTTAGTGcgtattaaataatcttaTCTAACGTATCGTGAATGGTAACGAGttcaagtttaaatttgggaatatttaattaagatgTCTACAATAATTAGGGCTAatggtttaaaaatgataataaattgtgatcAGTCGTTACACAATGTACATTTCATCGGTACAGCGGTGATGGTCACCCGACGAATATTCGTTCAATTTGTACaacaagttataatttattatttacaccgCCGTGTTTTAATAGATtaggtaataaaaagtaaattgaaatattagtaactataaacatagattattagattaactgttatattaaacgatattataaatagaatgaaaagagaaataataaaatatgattattacctaatacctatagcATTTGATATGTTGGACGGTTGTAAACAATGTAAACTATTAGCGTCTATTGTCTAGCTACTCTAGCAAAATCGCAACTATTGATATACATTGTACGTAATTGTTCACTTTCTTTTAGTTCTCTATAACGGTTGCAAGGCTGCAACAGTCCGACAGTGTTGCCAAACGTACGGACAAGTTCATATTTGTACGAACCTCGTGATAAGCGAATGAACATCGTGCATAcagcaaaatacaaaaacgatTGTACGATAGTTCGTGGCGTCGTGCCACGGTCTAAGATTAATAGATGgtcgtacaatattaataatatttatttcgatatttcgtatttttaataaaaaataatgtatgaatct
This genomic stretch from Rhopalosiphum maidis isolate BTI-1 chromosome 3, ASM367621v3, whole genome shotgun sequence harbors:
- the LOC113558780 gene encoding uncharacterized protein LOC113558780: MFTLMKLAFHACDERSKHWYNTIPKNVIKIDIKNCCDDLIQIIKEKTSVNNTNTVCQTASTYGHLDCLMLAHQMQFSWNSKTCSAAARNGQLKCLMYAHENGCSWNKFTCSYAALNGHINCLRYAHENNCPWNSHTIDSAVKKGYLECLIYAHEHGCPWGILSCTMAAINGHLECLKYCFENGCDWDETTCMMSAYYGHFDCLQYAHDNGCPWGTMTSTFAAKSGNLKCLIYVHENGCAWDTGTTYKAAEEGNLNCLKYAHKNGCPWDENVTFIAAFKGNLKCLKYAHKNGCPWNESTSLACVKNGSFDCLLYAHKNGCPLNGVTRRLIIKDKRLKKKTKKLLLGLEI